Proteins found in one Acanthopagrus latus isolate v.2019 chromosome 3, fAcaLat1.1, whole genome shotgun sequence genomic segment:
- the polr1h gene encoding DNA-directed RNA polymerase I subunit RPA12, whose protein sequence is MSCFGGDPNFCPECGNVLPLPGIQDTVRCPRCSFSIPVAEFSGQQIHSTVIFNPVEQSLVALEDEEDSELKGPVIDRRCSRCNKEGMVYHTRQMRSADEGQTVFFTCTHCRYQEKEDS, encoded by the exons ATGTCGTGTTTTGGTGGTGATCCCAACTTCTGCCCAGAATGTGGCAACGTCCTTCCTCTCCCGGGAATTCAAGACACAGTGCGCTGCCCTCGCTGCTCCTTCTCCATCCCTGTGGCAG AATTCTCAGGCCAGCAGATCCATTCTACAGTTATCTTCAACCCTGTGGAGCAGTCGTTAGTGGCTCTagaggacgaggaggactcCGAACTGAAAGGGCCTGTG ATTGACAGACGCTGCTCTCGCTGCAACAAAGAGGGGATGGTGTACCACACCAGACAGATGAGGTCTGCAGACGAGGGACAGACTGTCTTCTTCACGTGTACACACTGCAG GTATCAAGAGAAGGAGGACTCCTGA
- the mgat1b gene encoding alpha-1,3-mannosyl-glycoprotein 2-beta-N-acetylglucosaminyltransferase b, with protein sequence MVRKKGSLILCGAFLFVAWNALLLLYLWGRPPIGRLGEGGGAEPGGKEEWGMGKGKGGRVNLAGEVIRLAEEVEVQLETQKKLIKQIESHRAQWAQQRDIGKREADDAKEVKDGAVHQPPKPPLPLKDDAGDKDQTELKQTQSPSPTVASDTKLGQHQAVEVKEEVFKTNELASSVDSPEVAIPILVIACDRVTVKRSLDRLIQYRPSPKLYPIIVSQDCGHSETARVIGSYGDQVTHLRQPDLADIRVRPEHRKFQGYYKIARHYRWALNQVFNTFSQSTVVIVEDDLEVAPDFFEYFRALYPILRSDPSLWCVSAWNDNGRDALVDPSKAELLYRTDFFPGLGWMLLKEMWDELEVKWPSAFWDDWMRQPEQRKDRSCIRPEISRTITFGRKGVSLGQFFDQYLRYIKLNTEFVPFTKQDLSYLLKEKYDEKFIKDVYSAPLVKIEDLQQGGSLRGPGPYRIQYSSRDSFKVFARNLGVMDDLKSGVPRTGYRGVVSFLHRGRRVFLAPPDGWSRYDTSWS encoded by the exons ATGGTTCGCAAGAAAGGTTCTCTTATACTATGTGGTGCTTTCCTGTTTGTCGCCTGGAATGCTTTGCTTCTACTTTATCTGTGGGGTCGCCCTCCCATCGGCCGGCTCGGGGAAGGCGGTGGAGCAGAAccaggaggaaaggaggagtgGGGCATGGGCAAGGGGAAAGGAGGCCGGGTCAACCTTGCGGGGGAGGTGATCCGGCTGGCAGAGGAGGTCGAGGTTCAGCTCGAGACCCAGAAAAAGCTCATAAAGCAGATTGAAAGTCACAGAGCGCAGTGGGCTCAGCAGAGAGACATTGGgaaaagagaggcagatgaTGCAAAAGAAGTCAAAGACGGGGCTGTCCACCAGCCACCAAAACCTCCGCTTCCTCTCAAAGACGATGCTGGTGACAAGGACCAAACTGAATTAAAGCAGACACAGAGTCCTTCTCCCACAGTAGCTTCAGACACTAAGTTGGGACAGCACCAGGCTGTTGAAGTAAAGGAGGAGGTTTTTAAGACCAATGAACTGGCGTCCTCCGTTGACAGCCCAGAAGTCGCCATTCCCATTCTCGTCATCGCTTGTGACAGAGTGACGGTGAAACGGAGCCTCGACAGGCTGATCCAGTACCGCCCTTCTCCAAAGCTGTATCCAATTATTGTCAGCCAGGACTGTGGCCACAGCGAGACGGCGCGTGTGATTGGCTCATACGGAGATCAAGTGACACACCTGCGTCAGCCGGACCTCGCGGACATCAGAGTTCGGCCAGAGCACAGGAAGTTCCAGGGCTACTACAAAATTGCCCGACATTACCGCTGGGCCCTCAACCAAGTGTTCAACACGTTCTCCCAGTCCACTGTGGTCATAGTGGAGGACGACCTGGAG GTGGCGCCAGACTTCTTTGAGTATTTCCGAGCCCTCTACCCAATCCTGCGCTCTGACCCCAGCCTGTGGTGTGTTTCTGCCTGGAACGACAACGGCAGAGATGCCCTGGTGGATCCATCCAAAGCCGAGCTCCTCTACAGAACGGACTTCTTCCCCGGGCTGGGGTGGATGCTGCTGAAGGAGATGTGGGACGAACTGGAGGTCAAATGGCCCTCGGCTTTCTGGGATGACTGGATGCGGCAACCCGAGCAGCGCAAGGACCGCTCCTGCATTCGGCCAGAAATATCCCGGACTATAACCTTTGGCCGGAAAGGCGTCAGTTTAGGTCAATTCTTTGACCAGTACCTTCGCTATATTAAGCTAAACACTGAATTTGTGCCTTTTACCAAACAGGATTTGTCTTATTTGCTTAAAGAGAAGTATGATGAAAAGTTTATCAAAGACGTTTACAGTGCCCCACTGGTGAAGATTGAGGACCTGCAACAAGGGGGCAGCTTAAGAGGCCCTGGACCGTACAGGATCCAGTACTCCAGCAGGGACAGTTTTAAAGTCTTTGCTCGAAATCTGGGGGTGATGGACGACTTGAAATCTGGTGTTCCTCGTACAGGTTACAGGGGTGTAGTCAGTTTCCTGCACCGGGGTCGAAGGGTGTTCTTGGCTCCACCGGACGGCTGGTCACGGTATGATACCAGCTGGAGCTGA